The segment CCGTTGTGCAACAAGTTGTGTAATTACAACTCTCGTTGAAGTGCAGGAGAGAGGaattattgatttttcttttgagcCCTTAAAAGTCATAGCTGGTTTATTTGTATTGAGGTTTTTTTCTGCCCACACAGGTTCCAGCCCTTTGTTAGGTTCCAGTCACTGCAGCTGATTTAAAGCATTAAAGCTGTTAAAGCATCCAATTATTAATATTGTATCTGCTGAATGTATAAAttgtaaaatcatttttttgctCACTAGTTTGCTGCACTGTACTGTtcttatctatttttttttagaatattaTCTTGTGTTTGCAAAATGGTTGTAATGTTAGAACTCAAATTCTATTAGTTGTGATTGCATTAATGGCCATTCTCAAGGTGTAACACAGTTGTCATAAGTTCTTCTATTTAATACTGACAGATACAGAATCTCTGATGGGTCAAATGTTTCATTCCACAACACATTCTGTCAATCTTTTAACTACCCTTGGAATTTAACGATTACTGTTAATACCAATTATGTGCTCTGTGCACAGTGAGTCGCAGTCAGTAGCACAATACATTCCTCTGCCACAAAGGCATTAAGAGGAGAAGACATGACCGCGAACATGCCATACATTTTCCAACATAAGTAAAGGTTTGCATTGGAGACATCCACATCAATCTTCATTCAAACCTTGACTGCAACCTTACATGGACCTTTAGTAAATTATTTTAACTTCTGTTACATTAAGTTTTCTTGCTTAAATAGTATTACACTTTCACCTTTGTGACCGTGCATTTATCCACTAACAGAAAACTGTAATCTAATCAGTTTCGTTGTTTctaaatccttttcttttttaactggATTTCAGTATTTGAACTGCTTTCATGTCCCAAAACAAAACTAGAGATGTATAGAGAACAACAAACACATAAAAGGTGGATTTAGCCAATTTAGTTATGTatagaatcttttttttgcgGTAGAAGCaaaatagaagaagaagggtAGTAGAGCAGCAACGACAGAACAAGCATAAATCCAAGCCATGGTCTCCTGCGCGCCCCCTTCATTGAGCCAGAGGTGCTCATCGCCTCCCCTCTGTGCGTTCTCCCAGCAGTTCGTATGGGCAAATAGGTTCTACACATTGACAATGAGAAAGCAAAAGGTGCACGCTTAACCCAGTATGTGACGGGTGGAACAATCTGAGGTGAGACACGGGTCGTTGCAGCCTCACCGCACCGCGTCTCCTCGCTGTTTGAACAGAACAGGTTCAAATCCAGCGGTTGgggattttttaattaattggaATCTTGCAGACACTACATTCATAGCACAGATCAGTAGAGCAATATCATCTATTtgatcattcatttcatttttttcattttatatatgAAATATGTGCCTCACCTGTCATATAAATTGAAAGATTGTAAAACTAAAGCTttctgcaaaatgcaaaaaaggagaaattacTGGTGTGAGTGAGTTTTTCTCTTTGACTCCAGCGTAACCCACAAAGACGCAATAGTGGCGCTACTAGCACTGCACATGATATTATTCATGCTCTAACTCCACATCAACCTTATCCATTTCCTATTGAAATGCATTGCCATCACATGCAAATAAAGGTTTAAAACAGATATTGTATTGCTGAAACGCAGGGAATATAAATCACATTGATTTAGAttctttaaaagaacaaaagtaCTTGCTggttaaaacaaaaagtaaCAGGTAATGTGTTATGTTATGAATTTTAACTGATTTCAACTCTTGAGAAAAGCCATACAAGTTTTATATTGTAACTTCCTTGACtggatcattttaaaatttgacaTCATTTgctttttggcaaaaaaaaacctcaatttCACGCTGACATTTCAGGATGGAAGCTACATCAAAGATTTCTGAAGTTGAAAGTCCCCACTGCTGACAGTCAGCCAGAAATGCAAAGAACTGATCGTTTTGAAATGCTCAAAAATAGGACAAGCAAACCTGATGTGCGTGGACATTGAACAACTCTTTTCTGCAGGTCTTATATAGGATTCACATTTTGCATGACTTGAATTAGGAAGTCAGCTTTGTTGAAAGATAGCTGGACGGCACCTACGTATAGCTAACAACAagcaaaatgtattcaaaaggGTCAGTGAGAGAAGCACAAGACGTTGGATGGAAcaatatttgtaaaacaaaaatgtacaattttGGTTGAAATATTAAATGTCAGCTGCACAGGAATCCTCTTATGGGTTATGCTATGGCGCCTGGCATCAAATGAGCTGTAGCTGCCACCCAGAGGGGGGCCCTGACCGCCGCTGGGCTGATAATCCATGATTATTCACGGTTATAAAAAAATCGAAATAAAATTCATTTTTATCCATTTTCCCATCAATATATTCCCCTAGATGAATTAAAACTCAACGtctttaaatctattttttagTTCCTAAAATGGAAGTACTAATCATAATTCCTGAGTCCCACAGTGTGTCCACATCCTGAGTTATTCCAAAAATTATTCTTATTTCTTATCAAGCATGCAAAGTACTATTGCTACTTCATTTTTACCGTAGTTGGATTATGTATTTGTAAAAGAGAATATTTACATTGTAAGGATCTTGACCCATGTACTGTGGTTCCCTTCAAAttgtaaataatgttttgtacCCTTTTCTTCCCTTGTACACTCGGCCAGAATCTGCAGTCCTTTAcccacaaacatgttgatataTCTGCAGTCATTAAATATGCATGGTTTTTACTGAGCCGCTGCCAAATGTGGCTATACTGCTATTTGATTTACACGTGGGGAAACTATTCCCAGCCACGTTGAAAGGAAAGTAAAATAGCACTTTAGAAGATTTAGAAATGCTGAAAATTTGATTAGTGAGAATCTCATTCGTGCCGAGCCAGACTCTGAGTTAATGTGACGTCTGCTTCTGTTGTTCCCTGCAGTTAAATTAGCACGAGTAATAAGATTATAGAAGCCTACTTATTGCAATCACTTGGTCTTCTTAACTGTGTTTGTTCATGGTCAGCAATTGAATATTTCCTCTAACTCCTTATGACTCCCCCTATCCCCCAAAGGAGAACAGACACCTGCTGCTtcaatttcttcatttatttttcctgaTTGCTTAATTTTGTTTGCACTGTCTTACTTTAGTCCAAAGTGTCTTTGCTCTGTGTTGCACAGCTAATAATCCACCTCAGTCAacttctccctttcctcctcctaaTGGAAGCCGAATGAAGACAAAATGATGTGGTACTGTGGGCAAAGACGCTGGTTAACAATAGATTAGTCAAAACATCTGCTTCCCCATTCATCTCCTTCCTTTTCCTGACGATCTAATCAACACAGATGTGTTAATCAACTTGAGAGGACCCCCCTGACCACGTCTGAATTTCAGTCAGCTTAATCAAAACGGGGGGTGTCCTAAAACTTTAGTCTAATCTCAGGTGAATTGAAAGGGTGTAGACACAGACGTTTGACATTAGCAACAGGAAGATGAGTCCTATTGTAAAACAACCTcagtgcatgcatgcacacagcgATGCTTGTGGCTCAAGCTGAGACCGATGTGACAGGATCAATTCCTGACAAATTATCAGGCCCTTCGGAGTTGGTGTTAACCTTTTCAACTCAAGCCATCTGCCGCCCTCGTGGGCAAGCACATTCAATGGGGTGTGTTTCTAGCAATAGCAGATCTCTGAAATAGTCGAGCAGAGTATTCCTCAAAAAGATACTATTTACAGTGCTTTAATATGCAGCTGCTTACTGACAAGGGTGttaatttacattttgcctgTCTGCTGATCTGCTAGTAAAGGGTTTGACGTTTCTGATTTGTTTTGGTCTTTTGGTGGAAAAGGAATACAATCTAATATCTCAATTTCCGTTTGTCCATCAGTGTCACTTTACCTCTCCTTTAACGGAGTTCAGCTATTGTGGTGTATTGGATGTAATGATGTAAAAGCAATTTTGTCAAGCAGAACAGTTCAACAATAACAATTGATGGAtaattgtataataataattgtattaattgatttaatttttctttttgttcattgTAATTGAGCACAAATTAAACAAttccagagaaaacaaaaccgcaAGGCCGGTTATATgtatacactgtgtgtgtgtgtgtgtgtgtgtgtgtgtgtgtgtgtgtgtgtgtgtgtgtgtaaaacatttattcattattattcaagcATAAGAGGTAGAGCGCTGAAAAGTCAAAACCCTTCTAAAAGAGCTTTTAATATCTGAACGGTGTCTAGCTGAAAACACAATGGAAGAGAAGACGTTCGAAATGCGTACGAATAGAAAGATAAAGAGCGGAATAAAGCTTAAAAGGACAATAGTTGACATTCTTAAAAGTACTACGACAATTATAGCTGGGTCAAGTTTAAAGTGCAGTTAGGTCTTAGAGGAACCTGTTATAAACAACAAGGTAAACTCGAAGTGGTCCCTCTCAGCTTCCGTCTAACGGTCCGTAGAACGACGAGCTGCAGAGTCACGCGGAGGCTTTCTATTTGCTAATTCGCAGCTCTCGTTGCCAGGTAACCTCGCAGAAAGGCATTTCATGAATTGTAGTGCGAAAAAGTCACATCCCCTTCAATTTTAAAGAGTTCCCCCAGACAATAAACTACAAATCCCAGAATGCATTCTTTAAGGAAGTGGACTCTCGTTTTGAGCACATGACTTGTGGTACTGCAGCGCACcaccacaacaaaaaaacggtcgtagttttgttttgtctctttttttccacgaGCTAGTGATTTTGGTTGGTATTGTTATTTTCAGAATGAAACTGCGGTACTTAGTCGTTGCTCTGTGCTTCGGTGTCGGTGTAATGGCCGGGAAATACTCTCGTGAAACTAACGAGCCCAAACCTAGCGGCAGTGATGGGCAGACGGTGGAGTTCAGGATAGCTAAATTGAACCAGGTGTGGGAGAAAGCAAAACGGGTAAGTAAGTTAGGTAACGTTACACGAGACGAGCTTTATTACCTGTACGGCTAACGAGAActgcattcaaataaatgtcCGTATCAGCACGAACGGACACAACTAGCGTTAGCGCAGAGAACCGAgcaatgttagctaacgttaatcaGGCAGCCTTAATACACGCAGGTTACGTTAGTTAGGCAGGACCAAATGTAGGTGTGCAGGAATCATTCAGTTTCTCTGTGCGTTGTATTTGTCTGTGAAATAATGCTTGGTAACGTTAGCATGCAGCAAAACCAACCATTAGTCTAACTGACGCTATAATGATACATGCCCTGAAAACAATAAGAGCAATAAGTTCATTGGTAAGAATATTTTTGTCTTGGTAGACTAAGTCTACCTAAAAGTCCAGCTGAACAATTCTTCTCCAGTGGGCCATGCGTCATTCACCAAGCGTGTTCAGCTTTCTTGCCTTAATCACAGTTGCATTTCCTGAAGTTGATGACTGCTCAGAGACCAATGAGCTTTTGATCCGTGGTGGTTCCAAAACGCTGCACACTATGTTCTTGAAATCTGCCGTAAAGGTTAAAATGGGATTAGATTAAGGCTTTAAACGGTGTAGCAGCTCCACCTGAATCGATTTCTCCCCCCAGGGAACTGAGACTTGCCACTGACATTAATAAAATAACCTAAAGTTATCACTTTATCCCAATAACATAATGCGTCTGTCTCGCTTTGTTTGGGTCGCCACGCTCCCTACACTTCTCCTAGATGGACGCACGCCTCTCCGTCTAAGTAaacgtttgtttgttgttttggttttggtaGATGCAGTTGTCTCCAGTGCGGCACGCCGAGCTGCACAGTGACCTGAAGATTCAGGAGaaagatgagctgcagtggaagAAGGTGAAAGTGGAAGGGCTGGATGAAAATGGGGAGAAAGAAGCTCAGCTCCGACGTAACTTCAATGGTGAGACAGCTGTGTCTGCTGGTGCAGTCAGTCATGATGAGTTGGACGGTTTGCACACATTCAGCGTCCGTCTGCCCTAAACATACAGTCACCCACAGTGTCGATCTGTGCTAccattttctgatttttttttcttcaaaataattAATGCTTTCAAAACGGAAGTCCACAAAAACATGTTGGTTTTCTCTTACTAGCAAAAATGCCAGAAATATCAAGCAGATGCAGAGCTGCAAACTGGTATTAAAGTATATTCAAGGGACATCATTTATCTTTGTGCATTTTAAACAACGTTACAAATgcaaattctttgtttttaataaataaaataatttacttAAATGAAAAGCATTGCCTTTTAGGAATACAATCTTTgatatgagaaaatgattgtgGTGTCTATTCAGAGACAAATAACCTTGTGTCTCAGACATTGTAGTTTGTGGGCAAATGGCATCTTCTTGACAgattaaaagttaaaacaatAGTTTTTGTTCAATTTGAATCTTTATTGGAGTGTCCATTCAAATCTAGTAGTTTGAAGTTAATGTTCACATGCAGTGTTTCCATTATTatactatttttatttatctttttacaATCAAGTCCGGATCAAATCCAGAGctgctgtatgtgtatatgaAGGGATTTTCGCCCCAGTATCTGCAGGCATCAATCAGACCAAATAGAAAGACTGCAAGCAGCAAGTGGATACTTTGGCAGCTCGGCCTGCACCACAACTTCTCAGCTTCCTCACTCCCTAGTGGTGAAGTGACCTTCCAGCTCTAGGCAGCAGAGTCACTCTCCTTTGTAGCCTAATACAAACGCTTTCTAAGCAGACCTCAGGTCACCTTATTCCCACTAAATCAAGTCCATGTGTCATTCTTATTGAGCTcaaaagtcattttctttttgttgtgtttgttctcCTCTTTTTTGCATGCCTAGAGACAAAGTCTGACACCTTGCTTGTTGTTAATAAGTAGGTGTGGTAATGTGAGCTGGTTTTACTTTTTGCACACATTGCAAATCGCTCGGGTCAAGAGCGTCTGCTGAACCCGTAGAATTTTCATGGAGATTGTTCACAAGTTTTTGCATCCTGTTTACGAGGATTTTAATGGAGCCGCGTGCGTGCGGACAGTCTCGCCCAAGGAAATCACAGTAGTTAATAAGTGACACTGATGGGTAGGCAACAGTTTGAGATGGAGCTGAATCAGCGGCTGCAGAATGATGAGGCCAAAGCTCCTTCGGGGCTAAGTCCAACTTACAATTTTTTCAGTGGCTGCTCAGCATATTTTGGACATAACCCAGGATTTTAAAGTAATTATTTGGACAAAAACCAGTCTACATAACTTTTTGTCCTGGCCGTTACTGGttgcatttaaaatattttgtcttcTGCTCCTTTCTCatcaaagtaaaatatttcAGGTTAAGAACAGTTTTACTAAAGCACATGAATATCACCTACTCTCTGCTGCTTGTGCCAACAAAAAGTGATGTTAGTTGGTTTAAGCTCTCTTTAGAATCCTTGGCTCTAAAGCCTGTTTTGTGGTCTTTGCAGCTTATTTTCAGATGGTGATTCATCAGAGATGATGCCCCCCTTTGCTTGAAAATGTGTGCTTTCCAAAAGTTTCCTCATGACCTCCTGGGTTGTTATTTCTCAGAGGCTCATGTTAGGATTATTTATTGCAGCAGTTGTAGGCTTTAATTTGAGGtcaatgtgtgtatgtagtgATCCTGGCCAAATATGGAATGGATGGGAAAAGAGACACTCGACCATTGGAGAGCAACTACCTGAAGGACCACGACACCAAAGATGGAGACGTGTTTGAAGACCCTAGACTGGATAAACTGTGgaacaaggtgtgtgtgagcattcagaggaagaaaggaaaataaataaatgtgcatGCAATGGTGCTGAGATGTTATGCCCTTGTTTTGTACTGGTGCATGTGCATTGCACCACTACTGCTTTGATGGAGCGTTTGCATTTGGCACAATAACTTGcctaaaatattattttccaaATCCATCAGGCCAAGAGCTCTGGGAAGTTCTCCAATGAGGAATTACTGAGTCTAAAGAGGGAGTTCCAGCATCACAAGGACAAGACCCATGAGTACAACATCCTCATGGATACAGT is part of the Pungitius pungitius chromosome 9, fPunPun2.1, whole genome shotgun sequence genome and harbors:
- the lrpap1 gene encoding alpha-2-macroglobulin receptor-associated protein codes for the protein MKLRYLVVALCFGVGVMAGKYSRETNEPKPSGSDGQTVEFRIAKLNQVWEKAKRMQLSPVRHAELHSDLKIQEKDELQWKKVKVEGLDENGEKEAQLRRNFNVILAKYGMDGKRDTRPLESNYLKDHDTKDGDVFEDPRLDKLWNKAKSSGKFSNEELLSLKREFQHHKDKTHEYNILMDTVSRTEEIHKNVISPLEGDTKEHLLHQKHTDLKQKMRDLSQGFERLRKLSHEGFTEDSEFREPRVIELWEAAKRANLSDDELDSLKEELRHFETKVEKHSHYQEQLELSHQKLRHVESLGDKEHIRRNQEKYDSLAEKTREMGYKMKKHMLDLSNKISREGLKHNEL